One uncultured Pseudodesulfovibrio sp. genomic window carries:
- a CDS encoding arginine deiminase family protein — protein MVDGITSQNLGKPDFELALKQHDIYCKTLSDLGLELTVLDAAPGFPDCCFVEDTAVVCPEVAVLTPLGAPSRQGEQLTIEPELAKHKPVVKIVPPALIEGGDVLLVEKTFYVGLSDRTNAEGAAALADAVRPHGYETVTIACCPSLHFKTDVNYIGNDTILVSPCCDSLPELSTFKRVVVEDDEAYARNCLYINGTVIVPDGFPKTLAQVQATGVKTTVIDMSEFRKLDGGLTCLSLRF, from the coding sequence ATGGTAGATGGCATCACTTCGCAGAATCTGGGCAAACCTGATTTCGAATTGGCCCTGAAACAGCACGACATATACTGCAAGACGCTTTCCGACCTCGGCCTGGAGTTGACCGTTCTGGATGCCGCCCCCGGGTTCCCGGACTGTTGCTTTGTCGAGGATACCGCCGTGGTCTGCCCGGAAGTGGCCGTGCTTACTCCCCTGGGGGCGCCGTCTCGTCAGGGAGAACAGCTGACCATCGAACCCGAGCTCGCGAAGCACAAGCCGGTGGTCAAGATCGTTCCGCCTGCGCTCATCGAAGGCGGCGATGTCCTCCTGGTGGAGAAGACCTTCTATGTGGGCCTGTCCGACCGGACCAACGCTGAAGGTGCCGCCGCCCTGGCCGACGCCGTCCGCCCTCACGGGTATGAGACTGTGACCATCGCCTGCTGCCCCAGCCTGCATTTCAAGACCGACGTGAACTACATCGGCAACGACACCATCCTGGTATCGCCCTGCTGCGACAGCCTGCCGGAGCTTTCCACCTTCAAGCGTGTGGTGGTCGAGGATGACGAGGCCTACGCCCGCAATTGCCTGTACATCAACGGCACGGTCATCGTTCCCGACGGCTTCCCCAAGACTCTGGCTCAAGTTCAAGCTACCGGGGTCAAAACAACGGTCATCGACATGTCCGAATTCCGCAAGCTGGACGGTGGACTAACCTGTCTGTCCCTGCGGTTCTGA
- a CDS encoding esterase-like activity of phytase family protein: MLRNLFLAALLLMSAAQTAWAADVTVEKYDIEIPKEFMVPYTGQYASQFPDGFTIGVGSGMTYVGRAADGSRVFYAITDRGPNADAPKWVEGGKTTATKMFPAPNFHPAFGAIRVKDGHAVLASLITVKDAHMRPVSGRAIPLGSVGATGEIPLNDSLQKLSFDPEGLDTEGIAIDKKDKRFLWICDEYGPFIAKIDGYTGKIIKKYVPGKDLPMIAASRQPNRGLEGIAVTPSNKVLSAIQSICDVDGNVKKSKATFCRLLFLDPATGKVQQFAYPHDRDNYKKSADAKIGDLHAISNTKFLLIERGKNADGKTRIPVYLIDIADASDISGVKTADGKELETLGDRAEVEARGVKYVKKTKLIDLKEYGWKPGKAEGVALMPDMRTIAVTSDNDFGFTFKVVDPVNDAEGKPVTKAAAYTVDATGQVKYKGNPVNTHIELSDTGTTSKLWLFTLPKSVTEY, from the coding sequence ATGCTGCGCAATCTCTTTCTGGCCGCTTTGCTTCTCATGTCCGCCGCTCAGACCGCCTGGGCCGCAGACGTCACCGTTGAAAAATACGACATCGAAATACCCAAGGAATTCATGGTGCCCTACACCGGGCAGTATGCATCCCAGTTCCCTGACGGCTTCACCATTGGCGTGGGCTCTGGCATGACCTATGTGGGGCGCGCAGCCGACGGTTCGCGCGTGTTCTACGCCATAACCGACCGTGGCCCCAATGCGGACGCCCCCAAGTGGGTGGAAGGCGGCAAGACCACGGCCACCAAGATGTTCCCGGCCCCGAATTTCCATCCCGCCTTTGGCGCAATCCGGGTCAAAGACGGCCACGCCGTGCTGGCCAGCCTGATCACCGTGAAGGACGCGCACATGCGCCCCGTATCGGGCCGGGCGATCCCCCTAGGCTCTGTAGGAGCTACCGGCGAAATCCCCTTGAACGATTCCCTGCAGAAGCTTTCCTTCGATCCCGAGGGACTGGACACCGAGGGCATCGCCATCGACAAGAAGGATAAGCGGTTCCTCTGGATCTGCGATGAATACGGCCCGTTCATTGCCAAGATCGACGGCTACACCGGCAAGATCATCAAGAAATACGTGCCGGGTAAGGACCTGCCCATGATCGCCGCTTCCCGCCAGCCCAACCGTGGTCTGGAAGGCATCGCCGTGACTCCGTCCAACAAGGTCCTTTCGGCCATCCAGTCCATCTGCGACGTAGACGGCAACGTCAAGAAATCCAAGGCCACCTTCTGCCGCCTGCTCTTCCTTGACCCGGCCACTGGCAAGGTACAGCAGTTCGCCTATCCGCATGACCGTGATAACTACAAGAAGTCCGCAGACGCCAAGATCGGCGACCTGCACGCCATCTCCAACACGAAGTTCCTGCTCATCGAGCGGGGCAAGAACGCCGACGGCAAGACCCGTATCCCGGTGTACCTCATCGACATCGCGGACGCGTCCGACATCTCCGGCGTGAAAACCGCTGACGGCAAAGAGCTTGAAACCCTTGGTGACCGCGCCGAGGTTGAAGCCCGTGGCGTGAAGTACGTCAAGAAGACCAAGCTGATCGACCTCAAGGAATACGGTTGGAAGCCCGGCAAGGCCGAAGGCGTGGCGCTCATGCCCGACATGCGCACCATCGCGGTGACCTCGGACAACGACTTCGGCTTCACTTTCAAAGTTGTTGACCCGGTCAACGACGCGGAAGGCAAGCCTGTAACCAAGGCGGCGGCGTACACCGTGGACGCTACCGGACAGGTCAAATACAAAGGCAATCCGGTGAACACGCACATCGAGTTGTCCGATACGGGTACCACCTCCAAGCTCTGGCTCTTCACACTGCCCAAGTCTGTGACCGAGTACTAA